A DNA window from Roseovarius sp. Pro17 contains the following coding sequences:
- the pdxA gene encoding 4-hydroxythreonine-4-phosphate dehydrogenase PdxA, translated as MPARAIALSCGEPAGVGPELAQKAWEALGPSLPFFWIGDPSHLPQGCPVTMIERPDQATGAAGLPVLAHPMPGPLTPGTPNPAHAQGVIDAIARGVDLVRSGAASALCTAPINKKALQDGAGFAHPGHTEYLAALTGTPRVVMMLASDQLRVVPATIHLPLRDVPDALTRELLSDTIRITYAGLIRDFAIPAPRIAIAGLNPHAGEGGNMGHEELDLIAPLVAELRSEGMNLTGPISADTMFHTGARALYDAAICMYHDQALIPIKTLDFDRGVNVTLGLPIVRTSPDHGTALDIAGRGVANPNSLIEALKMAARMAEART; from the coding sequence ATGCCCGCGCGCGCCATCGCCCTCAGCTGCGGTGAGCCTGCGGGCGTCGGCCCCGAACTGGCGCAAAAGGCGTGGGAGGCGCTGGGACCGTCCCTGCCTTTTTTCTGGATCGGCGATCCGTCGCACCTGCCGCAGGGATGCCCCGTGACTATGATCGAGCGGCCGGATCAGGCCACCGGCGCGGCTGGCCTGCCCGTTCTGGCGCATCCCATGCCCGGACCGCTGACCCCCGGCACACCCAATCCGGCACATGCTCAGGGTGTCATCGACGCCATAGCGCGCGGAGTTGATTTGGTGCGATCGGGCGCGGCGTCCGCCCTCTGCACCGCGCCGATCAATAAAAAGGCGTTGCAGGATGGCGCGGGCTTTGCCCATCCTGGTCATACCGAATATCTTGCCGCGCTGACCGGCACGCCGCGCGTCGTGATGATGCTGGCCAGCGACCAACTTCGCGTCGTGCCTGCCACCATCCATCTGCCGCTGCGCGACGTGCCCGACGCGCTGACCCGCGAGTTGCTGAGCGATACAATCCGCATCACCTATGCCGGACTGATCCGTGATTTCGCCATTCCGGCGCCGCGCATCGCCATTGCCGGACTGAATCCACACGCAGGCGAAGGCGGCAACATGGGTCACGAAGAGCTGGACCTGATCGCGCCGCTCGTCGCCGAGCTGCGTAGCGAGGGAATGAACCTGACCGGCCCGATTTCCGCCGACACGATGTTTCACACAGGCGCGCGCGCGCTTTATGACGCAGCAATTTGTATGTATCACGATCAGGCCCTCATCCCGATCAAGACGCTGGATTTTGACCGGGGCGTCAACGTCACACTGGGCCTGCCCATCGTGCGCACCTCGCCCGATCACGGTACGGCGCTGGATATCGCCGGGCGCGGCGTAGCCAACCCCAATTCGCTGATCGAGGCGCTAAAAATGGCCGCTCGCATGGCCGAAGCACGGACATGA
- a CDS encoding LPS-assembly protein LptD: protein MTLRFRPFALVLALLPLLATALAPAALDAQVRRPPARGAGPALLIADDVLIEGDKTLIASGNVEAVYDGQRLKAQRITYDRTSDRLVITGPVTLYDGNYTVVLADAAELDRDLKNGILTGARVVMDDQLQLAANQVSRTDGRYSQLYKAAVTSCQVCADGKAPLWQIRARRVIHDAETRQLFLDGAQFRVGNVPIAYFPRLRLPDPTVTRLTGFLTPSLYNSTLLGFGVKVPYFIRIGDSKDLKLTPYYTTKTRTLEFRYRQAFANGGIEFEGALSRDDLARRENRAYVFGRGVFALPQDYVLRFHIEAVKDDAYLVDYGYSNKDRLDSEISVERVRRDEWRHAALTYFHTLRASEDNTTLPTSVANFDYEKRYFPTRIGGELRFSAQAHGHYRTSSLRTDGPDVDLFADGRDVARLTTSADWLRSWTLGGGVRAAVQTGVAVDHINVSGAGTTPRSQITEATPSAALTLRYPLAKTTARGTVHMIEPLMQLAWIGGSTPYIANDESTRTEFDEGNLLSLSRFAAADRRERGASAAYGISWTRFAPGGLRSTLSFGQIVRDRTQREATGGQTFSLSSGLRGKTSDVLIAGQIASANGLTLAARGLFDGAFDTTKAEARASWRNAALDLGATYIWLRADPQEQRSSTISEFAIDGSYRLSRHWTSSAEWRYNMASDRSVNAGVGVTYTNECVDVTLSASRRFTSSTILEPSTDFSLTVGLRGFSARAEDKSYVRECKK, encoded by the coding sequence ATGACATTGCGGTTTCGCCCCTTTGCCTTGGTTCTGGCCTTGCTGCCATTGCTCGCCACAGCGCTCGCCCCCGCGGCGCTCGATGCGCAGGTGCGCCGCCCGCCTGCGCGCGGCGCGGGCCCCGCGCTACTGATTGCCGACGACGTGCTGATCGAGGGCGACAAGACGCTAATCGCCAGCGGCAATGTCGAGGCGGTCTATGACGGCCAGCGCCTCAAGGCGCAGCGCATCACCTATGACCGCACCTCGGACCGGTTGGTGATCACCGGGCCGGTGACCCTATATGACGGGAACTACACCGTCGTTCTCGCGGACGCCGCCGAACTGGATCGCGATCTGAAAAACGGTATCCTGACCGGCGCGCGCGTCGTGATGGACGACCAGCTGCAACTGGCGGCCAATCAGGTCAGCCGCACGGATGGGCGCTATTCACAGCTCTACAAAGCAGCCGTCACCTCGTGCCAAGTCTGCGCCGACGGCAAGGCGCCGCTGTGGCAGATCCGCGCGCGCCGCGTGATCCATGACGCCGAGACGCGGCAGCTATTTCTGGATGGCGCGCAGTTCCGGGTCGGGAACGTGCCTATCGCCTATTTTCCGCGCCTGCGCCTGCCCGATCCGACGGTGACGCGGCTGACCGGGTTCCTGACCCCATCGCTCTATAATTCGACGCTGCTCGGGTTCGGCGTCAAGGTGCCCTATTTCATCCGCATCGGCGACAGCAAGGATCTGAAGCTGACGCCCTACTACACGACCAAGACGCGCACGCTGGAGTTCCGCTATCGCCAGGCGTTCGCCAATGGCGGGATCGAATTCGAGGGCGCGCTCAGCCGTGACGATCTGGCCCGGCGCGAAAATCGCGCCTATGTGTTCGGGCGTGGTGTGTTCGCCCTGCCTCAGGACTACGTGCTGCGCTTTCATATAGAGGCGGTCAAGGACGACGCCTATCTGGTTGATTACGGTTATTCGAACAAGGATCGCCTCGACAGCGAAATCTCGGTCGAGCGGGTTCGCCGGGATGAGTGGCGACACGCCGCGTTGACATATTTTCACACTCTGCGCGCGAGCGAGGACAACACGACCCTGCCAACCAGCGTCGCCAATTTCGACTACGAAAAGCGGTACTTTCCCACCCGCATAGGCGGCGAATTACGGTTTTCCGCTCAGGCGCATGGGCACTACCGCACGTCCTCGCTGCGCACTGACGGGCCGGACGTGGACCTCTTTGCCGACGGGCGCGATGTCGCCCGCCTGACCACCAGTGCCGACTGGCTGCGCAGTTGGACGCTGGGCGGCGGTGTTCGCGCCGCGGTTCAGACCGGCGTCGCGGTGGATCACATCAACGTAAGCGGCGCTGGCACCACGCCGCGCAGTCAGATCACCGAGGCAACACCCAGCGCCGCGCTGACGCTACGCTATCCGCTGGCAAAAACCACCGCGCGCGGCACCGTCCACATGATCGAGCCACTGATGCAGCTGGCCTGGATCGGCGGCAGCACGCCCTATATCGCCAATGACGAAAGCACGCGCACCGAATTCGACGAGGGAAACCTGTTGTCTCTTTCGCGCTTTGCCGCTGCCGATCGGCGCGAGCGGGGGGCGAGTGCGGCTTATGGCATCAGCTGGACGCGCTTCGCACCGGGCGGGCTGCGCAGCACGCTCAGCTTCGGCCAGATCGTGCGCGACCGTACCCAGCGCGAGGCGACGGGCGGACAGACGTTTTCGCTGTCGTCGGGCCTGCGCGGCAAAACATCGGACGTTCTTATCGCTGGCCAGATCGCGTCGGCAAACGGACTGACCCTCGCCGCACGCGGCCTCTTTGACGGCGCGTTCGACACCACCAAGGCCGAGGCTCGCGCCAGTTGGCGCAACGCCGCGCTGGATCTGGGCGCGACCTATATCTGGTTGCGCGCGGACCCGCAGGAGCAGCGGTCCAGCACGATCTCGGAATTTGCGATCGACGGATCCTACCGCCTGTCGCGACACTGGACCAGCAGCGCCGAATGGCGCTACAACATGGCCAGCGATCGCAGCGTCAACGCTGGTGTTGGCGTGACCTATACGAATGAATGCGTTGATGTTACGCTTTCGGCCTCGCGCCGCTTCACCTCTTCCACTATCCTTGAACCGTCGACGGATTTTTCGCTGACCGTCGGCCTGCGTGGCTTCAGTGCCCGCGCCGAGGACAAAAGCTATGTTCGGGAATGCAAGAAATGA
- the lptG gene encoding LPS export ABC transporter permease LptG, which produces MTLHWYFARKFLWTYLGISFVFVVLLGLIDMVDELQDFPELPVWDVAEIVLLNIPHANYEILPLVMILASVALFVRLARSSEMVVVRASGLSGIRGIGAPVLMAALVGLVSITLFNPMVAASSKRYHDLVASYRDDGTSILALSSEGLWLRQGSARGQTVIHAVSASADVSTLYEATFISFSPEGEPIRRISARRATLGIGQWELQDVKRWQLSDQINPEAGAERMDFLAVPSALTREGIVDSFGKPEYIPIWDLPRFISQLEAAGFSARRYAVWFQMELARPIFLMALVLIAAAFTLRHVRTTNTGVSVLIAIMLGFSLHYVRNFAQVLGENGQIPVILAAWAPPVASLMLALGIVLHMEDG; this is translated from the coding sequence ATGACTTTGCATTGGTATTTCGCGCGCAAATTCCTGTGGACCTACCTCGGCATTTCCTTCGTGTTCGTCGTGCTGCTGGGCCTTATCGACATGGTCGATGAGTTGCAGGATTTCCCCGAATTGCCCGTCTGGGACGTGGCTGAGATCGTGCTGCTGAACATCCCTCACGCCAATTACGAGATACTGCCACTGGTGATGATCCTCGCCTCTGTCGCCCTGTTCGTGCGCCTTGCCCGCTCGTCCGAGATGGTGGTTGTGCGCGCGTCGGGCCTGTCGGGGATTCGTGGAATCGGCGCGCCGGTGCTGATGGCGGCGCTGGTTGGATTGGTGTCGATCACGCTCTTTAACCCGATGGTTGCCGCATCGTCCAAGCGCTACCATGACCTTGTCGCCAGCTATAGGGACGACGGCACCAGCATCCTGGCGCTATCATCCGAGGGTCTGTGGCTGCGTCAGGGCAGCGCGCGGGGCCAGACCGTGATCCACGCGGTTTCTGCCAGTGCGGACGTATCAACGCTCTATGAGGCAACGTTCATCTCATTCTCGCCCGAGGGCGAGCCGATCCGCCGCATCTCGGCGCGCCGCGCGACGTTGGGCATAGGCCAGTGGGAACTGCAGGACGTCAAGCGCTGGCAACTCTCGGACCAGATCAATCCAGAGGCGGGCGCCGAGCGGATGGATTTTCTGGCCGTGCCGTCCGCCCTGACACGCGAGGGCATCGTCGACAGCTTTGGCAAGCCGGAATACATTCCAATCTGGGATTTACCCCGCTTTATATCGCAGCTTGAGGCGGCGGGATTTTCCGCGCGCCGCTACGCGGTCTGGTTCCAGATGGAGCTGGCGCGTCCCATATTCCTCATGGCGCTGGTGTTGATCGCTGCCGCGTTCACCCTGCGCCATGTGCGCACCACCAATACTGGCGTGTCGGTGCTGATTGCGATCATGCTGGGCTTTTCGCTGCATTATGTCCGAAATTTCGCGCAAGTGCTGGGCGAGAATGGACAAATTCCTGTCATCCTCGCGGCTTGGGCGCCGCCTGTGGCGTCATTGATGCTTGCACTTGGCATCGTGCTGCATATGGAGGACGGATGA
- the lptF gene encoding LPS export ABC transporter permease LptF, with protein sequence MLSQFMVMFGFFALVLVSIFWINKAVRMFDRLVSDGQSAWVFAEFTALTLPGVIGGVLPIAAFAGAVYVTNRLSTESELTVMQATGYSPWRMARPVLYYGLIVAAMMSLLTHVLIPLSLEQLEVRRSQVSGNITAKLLTEGEFLHPASGVTFYIRQITPEGELRNVFLSDRRRADAPTTYTSAKAYLVQEGGGTKLVMLDGLAQNVAEDGQRLFTTHFDDFSYDISRLMSQSALNRDRIAFASTPELLRDPAAVAERTNVTLGVAVSALHARFAQAILCVVAALVGFATLLQGGFSRFGVWRQIVTAFVLLIGVKLIEGAVAGPVLAAPGMWLLLYLPGLVGCVLAWLLLYSAANPSLLRRLRGMRRASSEAIAP encoded by the coding sequence ATGCTGTCGCAATTCATGGTGATGTTCGGCTTTTTCGCGCTGGTGCTGGTGTCGATCTTTTGGATCAACAAGGCCGTGCGCATGTTCGACCGCCTCGTTAGCGACGGGCAGTCGGCCTGGGTCTTTGCCGAATTCACTGCGCTCACGCTGCCCGGCGTGATCGGTGGGGTGTTGCCCATCGCCGCCTTTGCTGGCGCGGTTTACGTGACCAATCGCCTGTCGACCGAAAGCGAACTGACCGTGATGCAGGCCACCGGCTATTCGCCGTGGCGCATGGCGCGGCCCGTTCTATACTATGGCCTGATCGTCGCCGCGATGATGTCGCTGCTGACGCATGTGCTGATCCCGCTCAGCCTGGAGCAGTTGGAAGTGCGCCGCTCCCAAGTTTCGGGCAACATCACCGCCAAGCTGCTTACCGAGGGCGAATTCCTGCATCCGGCCTCAGGTGTCACCTTCTACATCCGTCAGATCACCCCCGAGGGCGAGTTGCGCAACGTGTTCCTGTCGGACCGACGGCGGGCAGATGCGCCGACGACTTACACCTCGGCCAAGGCGTATCTTGTGCAGGAGGGCGGAGGGACCAAGCTGGTGATGCTGGATGGCCTCGCCCAGAACGTGGCGGAGGACGGCCAGCGCCTGTTCACCACCCATTTCGACGATTTTTCCTACGATATCAGCCGCCTCATGTCGCAAAGTGCGCTCAATCGGGACCGGATCGCTTTTGCCAGCACGCCCGAGTTGTTGCGCGATCCTGCCGCCGTGGCTGAGCGCACGAATGTCACTCTGGGCGTTGCCGTATCAGCGCTGCACGCCCGGTTCGCGCAGGCGATCCTGTGCGTTGTGGCGGCGCTGGTGGGCTTTGCCACGCTGCTTCAGGGCGGTTTCAGCCGCTTTGGCGTCTGGCGGCAGATCGTCACTGCATTCGTGTTGCTGATCGGGGTCAAACTGATTGAGGGCGCCGTCGCCGGGCCCGTGCTGGCCGCGCCCGGCATGTGGTTGTTGCTCTACCTGCCGGGGCTGGTGGGCTGCGTGCTGGCGTGGCTGCTGCTTTACTCCGCTGCAAATCCAAGCCTTCTGCGCCGTCTGCGCGGCATGCGGCGCGCGTCGAGCGAGGCAATCGCACCATGA
- the rsmA gene encoding 16S rRNA (adenine(1518)-N(6)/adenine(1519)-N(6))-dimethyltransferase RsmA, whose translation MSIDALPPLRAVIAAHDLSARKSLGQNFLLDLNLTAKIARQAGDLSACDVLEIGPGPGGLTRGLLAEGARHVLAIEKDPRCLPALDEIADAYPGRLTVMIGDALKLDPLQHLTPPIRVAANLPYNVGTELLVGWLTPDSWPPFWQSLTLMFQREVAERIVAIPGSKAYGRLALLAQWRADARIVMHLPPEAFSPPPKVSSAVVHLTALPQPRYPAQPKLLERTVAMAFNQRRKMLRAALKGLAPDIEDRLIASGIKPTDRAETVGLEQFCALARTLE comes from the coding sequence ATGAGCATCGACGCGCTGCCCCCGCTGCGCGCAGTGATCGCGGCACATGACCTCAGTGCCCGCAAGTCGCTGGGCCAGAATTTCCTGCTGGATCTGAACCTGACTGCCAAGATTGCGCGGCAGGCCGGTGATCTGAGCGCATGTGACGTGCTGGAAATTGGCCCCGGCCCCGGTGGCCTCACACGCGGTCTGCTGGCCGAGGGTGCGCGCCATGTGCTGGCCATCGAAAAGGATCCTCGCTGTCTGCCTGCGCTCGATGAGATCGCCGACGCCTATCCCGGTCGCCTGACCGTAATGATCGGCGATGCATTGAAACTTGATCCCCTTCAGCACCTCACCCCACCCATCCGCGTCGCCGCCAACCTGCCCTATAATGTCGGAACCGAACTGCTGGTGGGCTGGCTGACGCCCGATTCATGGCCGCCCTTCTGGCAATCTCTGACCCTCATGTTTCAGCGCGAAGTGGCCGAGCGGATCGTGGCGATCCCCGGCTCGAAGGCCTATGGCCGCCTTGCGCTGCTGGCACAATGGCGGGCGGACGCACGCATCGTCATGCACCTGCCGCCCGAAGCATTCAGCCCGCCGCCTAAGGTATCGAGCGCGGTGGTCCACCTGACCGCCCTGCCCCAGCCGCGCTATCCAGCCCAGCCAAAGCTGCTGGAACGCACGGTTGCTATGGCTTTTAATCAGCGGCGCAAGATGCTGCGCGCCGCGCTCAAGGGCCTTGCCCCCGATATCGAGGACCGACTGATCGCGTCCGGCATAAAACCCACCGACCGCGCCGAGACCGTCGGGCTGGAGCAATTCTGCGCGCTGGCCCGCACGCTGGAATGA
- a CDS encoding nucleotidyltransferase family protein has protein sequence MTLAILIPAAGASSRMGGRDKLMEDIDGQPLLLRQVTRALATGAPVFVTTRQDRPARIAALRGTTVQLVPVEAPQEGLAASIRAGIAALPQETSAAMILLPDLPDIETDDMTTMIKEHLRQPNLVLRAVAEDGTPGHPTLFPASFFDELAQITGDHGAGPLLKEIGFAPVPLRGKRAVTDLDTPEAWEAWHKANG, from the coding sequence ATGACGCTGGCAATCCTCATTCCCGCCGCTGGTGCATCGTCCCGCATGGGTGGGCGCGACAAGCTGATGGAGGATATCGACGGCCAGCCGCTGCTGTTGCGTCAGGTGACACGCGCGTTGGCAACAGGCGCGCCGGTCTTCGTCACCACACGGCAGGATCGCCCCGCGCGTATCGCAGCACTACGTGGCACGACCGTGCAACTGGTGCCAGTCGAGGCGCCTCAAGAGGGCCTCGCCGCCTCGATCCGCGCCGGGATCGCTGCATTGCCGCAGGAAACCAGCGCCGCGATGATCCTGCTGCCCGATCTGCCTGATATTGAAACCGATGACATGACAACCATGATCAAAGAGCATTTGCGCCAGCCAAACCTAGTTTTGCGCGCGGTGGCCGAGGACGGCACACCTGGCCATCCCACGCTCTTCCCTGCCAGTTTCTTTGATGAACTCGCGCAGATCACTGGCGATCATGGCGCTGGCCCATTGCTGAAAGAAATTGGCTTTGCGCCTGTTCCCCTGCGGGGCAAGCGCGCCGTGACCGACCTAGACACGCCCGAGGCATGGGAAGCGTGGCATAAAGCCAATGGTTGA
- a CDS encoding peptidylprolyl isomerase, which translates to MNSLTTSATSAFRGLSLALALSLAVPGIAHAQGLFDPVVKVNGTAVTRYELDQRTKLLRLLRAPADPARLARQQLIEDRLKAEAADAQGITVDEEQIRAGMENFAAQGKLKADQMIALLERGGVSEETFAAFIRSGLIWREVTQTRFGAQVKVSEADLARARAAITDGTGVRVLLSEIIIPFQGRGEQQVMAKAREIADLTSTSAFSAQARQFSATPTRDAGGHLPWQPVTKLPPVLRPLVLGLAPGEVTDPLPLDGAVALFQLRDIEETDVAQPSYSAIEYAAYYIPGGRTQAALSRAAQIDAQTDTCDDLYGIAYGQPPSVLERGTKAPGEIPNDIAISLSRLDPGEVSYDVTRANGQTLVLLMMCGRSETGADAPLVATEGGESADGEPAAQDDTAQLSQQIAARRLESFANGYLERLKSEARIIEY; encoded by the coding sequence ATGAACTCACTTACGACCTCCGCCACCTCTGCCTTTCGCGGGCTCAGCCTTGCCCTTGCCTTGTCGCTGGCCGTGCCAGGCATCGCCCATGCGCAGGGGCTCTTTGACCCTGTGGTCAAGGTTAACGGCACCGCCGTCACCCGCTATGAGCTGGACCAGCGCACCAAGCTTCTCAGGCTGTTGCGCGCGCCCGCCGATCCTGCGCGCCTCGCACGTCAGCAGCTGATCGAGGACCGGCTCAAGGCCGAGGCGGCCGACGCCCAAGGCATCACCGTCGACGAAGAGCAAATCCGCGCCGGGATGGAGAATTTTGCGGCCCAAGGCAAACTCAAGGCCGATCAGATGATCGCCCTGCTGGAACGCGGTGGCGTGTCCGAGGAAACCTTCGCCGCCTTCATCCGCTCGGGCCTGATCTGGCGCGAAGTGACGCAGACACGGTTTGGCGCGCAAGTTAAGGTCAGCGAGGCCGATCTGGCCCGCGCCCGCGCCGCCATAACGGACGGGACCGGCGTGCGCGTTCTCTTGTCCGAGATTATCATCCCCTTTCAAGGCCGCGGCGAACAGCAGGTGATGGCAAAAGCCCGCGAAATCGCGGACCTGACATCGACCTCGGCGTTTAGCGCGCAGGCGCGGCAATTCTCGGCGACGCCCACGCGCGATGCGGGGGGGCACCTGCCATGGCAACCAGTGACCAAACTGCCGCCGGTCCTGCGCCCGCTGGTATTGGGCCTCGCGCCGGGCGAAGTGACCGATCCGCTGCCGCTGGACGGCGCGGTCGCCCTGTTCCAGCTGCGCGACATCGAAGAGACGGACGTGGCGCAGCCCTCCTACAGCGCCATCGAATATGCCGCCTATTACATCCCCGGCGGTCGCACGCAGGCAGCGCTAAGCCGCGCGGCGCAGATCGATGCACAGACCGACACCTGCGATGACCTCTACGGCATTGCATACGGCCAGCCCCCCAGCGTGCTGGAGCGTGGCACCAAGGCACCGGGCGAGATCCCGAACGACATCGCCATTTCGCTGTCGCGCCTTGATCCGGGCGAAGTGTCCTATGACGTGACTCGCGCGAACGGTCAGACGCTGGTGCTGCTGATGATGTGCGGGCGCAGTGAGACGGGCGCGGATGCCCCCCTTGTGGCCACCGAGGGTGGTGAGTCTGCGGACGGCGAGCCCGCTGCGCAGGACGACACAGCGCAGCTGTCACAGCAGATCGCTGCGCGCCGCCTCGAATCCTTTGCCAATGGCTATCTCGAGCGGCTCAAATCCGAGGCGCGGATCATCGAATACTGA